In Arachis stenosperma cultivar V10309 chromosome 1, arast.V10309.gnm1.PFL2, whole genome shotgun sequence, one DNA window encodes the following:
- the LOC130936855 gene encoding probable sugar phosphate/phosphate translocator At3g17430, protein MATKMINRTLFLTYFCLFIYILLSSGVILYNKWVLSPKYFNFPLPITLTMIHMGFSGAVAFLLIRVLKVVSPVKMTFEIYATCVVPISAFFASSLWFGNTAYLHISVAFIQMLKALMPVATFVVAIVCGTEKARCDVFLNMVLVSVGVVISSYGEIHFNVVGTFYQVTGIFAEALRLVLTQVLLQKKGLSLNPITSLYYIAPCSFVFLFVPWYLLEKPAMEVSQIQLNFWIFFSNALCALALNFSIFLVIGRTGAVTIRVAGVLKDWILIALSTVIFPESTITGLNITGYAIALCGVVMYNYIKVKDVRASQQPTEIIPDRITKDWRFEKRPSDIYAPLNAGNNEGSIGGNGFTSDIERR, encoded by the exons ATGGCTACCAAAATGATCAACAGAACTCTTTTTCTCACTTATTTCTGCTTGTTTATCTACATCTTGCTTTCTTCTGGTGTCATTTTGTACAACAAG TGGGTTCTCTCTCCAAAGTACTTCAACTTTCCACTTCCAATAACACTCACCATGATTCACATGGGATTTTCTGGGGCAGTGGCATTTTTACTCATCCGGGTTCTTAAG GTTGTATCTCCTGTCAAAATGACATTTGAAAT ATATGCAACTTGTGTGGTACCAATTAGTGCTTTCTTCGCATCAAGCCTTTG GTTTGGTAATACTGCCTACTTGCATATATCTGTGGCGTTTATCCAGATgctcaaggctctga TGCCAGTGGCAACATTTGTTGTGGCTATTGTGTGCGGCACTGAGAAAGCAAGGTGTGATGTGTTCTTGAACATGGTGTTGGTCAGCGTTGGAGTTGTCATTTCCTCGTATGGGGAAATTCATTTTAATGTAGTTGGTACATTTTACCAGGTCACGGGAATTTTCGCTGAAGCTTTAAGACTGGTCTTAACACAAGTCCTTCTGCAAAAGAAGGGCTTAAGTTTAAATCCTATCACAAGCTTATATTATATAGCTCCATGCAG TTTTGTGTTTCTCTTTGTGCCTTGGTACCTACTGGAAAAGCCTGCAATGGAAGTTTCACAGATTCAGTTAAATTTTTGGATCTTCTTTTCCAATGCTCTATGTGCTCTCGCCttgaatttctctattttcctAGTAATCGGTagaactggtgctgtgaccatcCGAGTCGCCGGCGTGCTTAAAGACTGGATATTAATAGCCCTTTCAACTGTTATATTTCCAGAGTCCACAATAACTGGGTTGAATATAACTGGCTATGCTATAG CACTATGTGGCGTCGTGATGTACAATTACATAAAAGTCAAGGACGTTCGAGCCTCTCAACAACCTACCGAAATCATTCCAGATCGAATCACAAAG GACTGGAGATTTGAGAAGAGACCTTCTGACATTTATGCGCCATTGAACGCCGGCAACAATGAGGGAAGCATTGGAGGTAATGGTTTCACATCAGATATTGAGCGTCGATGA
- the LOC130934527 gene encoding uncharacterized protein LOC130934527 encodes MASPKIVKEVQRLTGRLAALSRFVPCLASTSVPFFQTIKKKNKFEWNDDCEKAFSKLKTTLSQPPILQKPLQREHLFLYLSVTDWAISSALVTERNKVQHPVYFVSKTLQHAELNHPWIEKLALALIFSARRLRPYFQSHVIHVRTDHPLRQVLHKPEIAGRLIKWAVELSEFDIRYQSRGPIKSQFLADFIAELTVPSEEDHAKQWILYVDGSSNNGGCGAGIRLEADDGFILEHSIHFAFKASNNQSEYEALLVGLRLCLDLQISAIKVYCDSLLVVQQVNDLFPVKDPLLSKYSLLVKQLTKKFFKFEIEHIPREQNQRADILSKLDSTQSDLSTLQQFTITSPTVTLANVLGVSQVTDWRNDFIHYLQTGNTPEGVENDKKFRRQASYFTIINGALYRRGYTRPLLKCLNKSEADIALAEAHEGICGTHTGARSLASKILRAGFFWPTLKQDSQQKIRSCNNCQRHAPLIHIPAEELHHSDISWPFNQWGLDILGPFPTAPGQVKFLLVGIDYFSKWVEAQPLAKITSQQMVSFIWKNIICRFGIPQHITTDNGRQFADQKFQTFLQNFKIKQHFASVEHPQTNGLAEAANKVILHALKKKLDDAKGLWAELIPEVLWGYNTTPQTSTKETPFRLVYGSEAMIPLEISQKSIRTQINSQAEARRSELDIIEEVRDMAALKQRAAQQAIARQYNKSVRSRSFLKGDLVLRKTETARKPPTHGKLAANWDGPYRISEVLGQGAYKLESLDGKPIPSTWNISSLKKFFS; translated from the coding sequence ATGGCCAGCCCTAAAATAGTAAAAGAAGTTCAGCGCCTCACAGGAAGACTCGCTGCACTTTCCAGATTTGTTCCATGCCTTGCCTCAACTTCCGTTCCTTTTTtccaaacaattaaaaagaaaaataaatttgaatggAACGACGATTGTGAGAAGGCATTTTCAAAACTAAAAACAACACTCTCACAACCGCCGATTTTACAAAAACCTCTACAAAGGGaacatttatttttatatctgTCAGTTACTGATTGGGCGATAAGCTCGGCCCTTGTCACAGAGAGAAACAAAGTTCAGCATCCAGTATACTTTGTCAGTAAAACCCTCCAACATGCCGAACTCAACCATCCGTGGATTGAAAAGCTCGCACTAGCACTGATATTCTCGGCCCGACGCCTCCGACCTTACTTCCAGAGCCATGTAATCCACGTCAGAACCGATCACCCACTAAGACAAGTATTACACAAACCGGAAATCGCAGGTCGACTAATAAAATGGGCAGTCGAATTATCTGAATTCGACATCAGATATCAATCCCGAGGACCAATCAAGTCACAATTTCTGGCGGATTTCATTGCCGAGCTCACAGTACCATCCGAAGAGGACCATGCAAAACAGTGGATCTTATATGTGGACGGCTCTTCAAATAACGGAGGCTGTGGTGCAGGAATTCGTCTGGAGGCCGACGATGGATTCATATTGGAACACTCAATACACTTCGCTTTCAAAGCAAGCAACAACCAATCAGAGTATGAGGCACTACTCGTCGGACTCCGACTATGTTTAGATCTTCAAATCTCGGCGATCAAGGTATATTGTGATTCATTGTTAGTAGTACAGCAGGTAAACGACCTTTTTCCGGTGAAAGATCCCCTACTTTCTAAATACTCACTATTAGTAAAGcagttaacaaaaaaatttttcaaatttgaaatAGAACATATACCCCGCGAACAAAATCAAAGAGCGGATATCTTATCTAAGCTCGACAGTACACAGTCCGACCTATCTACATTGCAACAGTTCACAATAACTTCACCCACTGTTACTCTGGCAAACGTGTTAGGTGTTTCGCAGGTAACAGATTGGAGGAACGACTTTATACACTATTTACAAACAGGTAATACACCAGAAGGAGTCGAGAATGATAAAAAGTTCCGACGGCAAGCATCTTACTTCACAATCATCAATGGTGCACTATATCGACGAGGTTATACTCGACCTCTGCTCAAATGCCTCAACAAGTCAGAAGCCGACATAGCTTTGGCAGAGGCACATGAAGGAATCTGTGGAACACATACAGGAGCTCGGAGTTTAGCATCCAAGATCCTCCGAGCCGGATTCTTCTGGCCGACTTTGAAACAGGACAGCCAACAAAAAATCAGGTCATGCAACAATTGCCAAAGGCACGCACCACTAATACACATACCCGCCGAGGAGTTACATCATTCGGATATCAGTTGGCCATTTAACCAATGGGGTTTAGATATACTCGGGCCTTTCCCAACGGCACCGGGCCAGGTAAAATTCCTTCTTGTCGGCATTGATTATTtctccaaatgggtggaagcccAACCTTTAGCAAAAATAACATCACAGCAAATGGTTTCATTCATTTGGAAAAATATTATCTGTCGTTTCGGCATACCTCAACATATCACAACTGACAACGGCCGCCAGTTCGCCGATCAGAAATTTCAAACTTTTTTGCAGAATTTCAAAATAAAGCAACACTTTGCCTCTGTTGAACATCCTCAAACAAACGGACTAGCCGAGGCCGCAAATAAGGTGATCCTACATGCACTAAAGAAAAAGCTCGATGACGCCAAAGGACTATGGGCCGAACTAATACCTGAGGTCCTTTGGGGATACAACACCACCCCACAAACATCAACAAAAGAAACGCCATTCAGGCTGGTGTATGGATCGGAAGCCATGATTCCCCTGGAGATCTCCCAGAAATCAATCCGAACTCAAATCAACAGTCAAGCCGAAGCTCGGAGATCCGAGCTAGATATCATCGAAGAGGTTCGAGATATGGCCGCCTTAAAGCAAAGGGCGGCACAGCAAGCAATTGCTCGACAATACAACAAGTCAGTCAGAAGCAGATCATTCCTGAAAGGAGATTTAGTCCTCCGCAAAACAGAAACTGCTCGGAAACCACCAACACACGGAAAGCTCGCAGCCAATTGGGACGGCCCATACCGAATATCAGAAGTCCTCGGCCAAGGAGCATATAAGCTCGAATCACTTGATGGTAAACCCATACCTAGTACATGGAACATATCTTCCTTAAAGAAATTTTTCAGTTAA
- the LOC130934520 gene encoding uncharacterized protein LOC130934520, with protein MARNFDDMFNEALYGKRRRQDNTLIDNWIDEYLLEDSEEEDIDRSPIPITRRWINRDREAGHDCLFQDYFADEPVYNADIFRQRFRMRRDVFLRIVDALSNAYLYFQQRVDATGRRGLSPLQKCTAAIRMLAYGVAADAVDDYVRIGENTTIECLKKFVEGVISVFQDEYLRKPNPNDVQRLLQMAEGRGFSGMLGSIDYMH; from the coding sequence ATGGCTAGAAATTTTGATGATATGTTCAATGAGGCTTTGTATGGCAAAAGAAGACGGCAAGATAACACACTCATAGATAATTGGATCGATGAGTATTTACTCGAAGattcagaagaagaagatatcgATAGAAGCCCTATCCCAATTACTCGTAGATGGATCAACAGAGATCGAGAAGCAGGACATGATTGCCTTTTCCAAGATTACTTTGCAGATGAACCGGTGTATAATGCTGACATTTTTCGACAGAGATTTCGAATGAGAAGAGATGTGTTCCTTCGGATAGTAGACGCTCTCTCAAACGCCTATCTGTATTTCCAACAGAGGGTTGAtgcaactggaagaagaggctTGTCGCCACTTCAAAAATGTACCGCTGCGATACGGATGTTAGCATATGGCGTAGCAGCTGATGCTGTTGATGATTATGTGCGCATAGGCGAGAACACTACAATTGAATGCTTGAAAAAATTTGTTGAAGGTGTTATTTCCGTGTTCCAGGATGAATACTTGCGAAAACCCAATCCAAATGACGTACAACGCCTGCTACAAATGGCGGAGGGTCGTGGCTTCTCTGGCATGTTGGGCAGCATTGACTACATGCATTAG
- the LOC130934540 gene encoding uncharacterized protein LOC130934540, with amino-acid sequence MADVPPPSLSELMRMVAELQQANQRMADENQIMAAQIAELNHVRIEHNDARQVEDEEHQSQPTHVSETARHEGQQPEDEKEESEDSVGPFTEEVMNFELPKRFTLPLTLTPYDGLGDPRKFIKKFRSIMIVNGSISRFHQLAKLFEEHFAGSAIYLHDSDYLNTIKQGPNESLKDYMTRFTKVAISIPDLHPEVHLHAIKSGLRPGKFQETIAVAKPKTLAEFREKAKGQIDIEELRQARKSDKSHFREEDKSSSLKKSFKLTPRFDSYTQFNTKREDIIKEILNSKLIKPPRKAGTYQDAKNVDKSKYCAFHQKHGHNTDDCVVAKDLLERLARQGHLDKYIGGHIQKRGPSSTTHDHSEQHRGKEKASSNQYERPRGIINCISGGYASGGYSNSARKRSFRAVCSVDEPKQDATISNPQPEVTFTHADFNSNIHILDDPVVITLQLGDLLVKKYSWIPGAVPTFCFTPRFKR; translated from the exons ATGGCTGACGTACCGCCTCCTTCATTGTCCGAACTCATGCGAATGGTAGCTGAGCTGCAACAAGCTAATCAACGAATGGCTGACGAGAACCAAATAATGGCTGCTCAAATTGCCGAACTAAATCACGTTCGGATTGAACACAACGATGCTCGTCAGGTAGAGGACGAGGAGCATCAATCCCAACCAACTCATGTTTCAGAAACCGCTCGGCACGAAGGGCAGCAACCCGAAGACGAAAAAGAAGAGTCCGAGGATTCTGTAGGCCCTTTTACGGAAGAAGTAATGAACTTTGAATTACCAAAGAGGTTCACCTTGCCGTTGACCCTCACGCCTTATGATGGACTCGGGGACCCGAGGAAGTTCATAAAGAAATTCCGATCAATAATGATCGTCAACG GTTCCATTTCGCGCTTCCATCAGTTGGCGAAGTTATTTGAAGAACATTTCGCCGGATCCGCAATATATTTGCACGACTCCGATTACCTGAACACTATCAAGCAAGGGCCAAACGAAAGCTTAAAGGACTATATGACTCGCTTCACCAAGGTCGCAATCAGCATACCAGATCTCCACCCCGAAGTCCATCTGCACGCAATTAAAAGCGGCCTCCGACCCGGGAAGTTCCAGGAGACGATCGCAGTAGCAAAGCCGAAGACTCTCGCAGAATTTCGCGAGAAAGCAAAGGGACAAATTGACATCGAAGAGCTCAGACAAGCTCGGAAATCTGACAAGTCGCACTTCCGTGAAGAAGATAAGAGCTCATCCCTTAAGAAAAGTTTTAAACTAACGCCTCGATTCGATTCTTATACGCAGTTTAACACCAAGAGGGAAGACATAATCAAGGAGATCTTAAACTCCAAATTAATAAAGCCACCGAGAAAAGCCGGCACATACCAAGATGCAAAGAACGTGGACAAATCAAAGTACTGCGCTTTCCACCAGAAACACGGCCATAATACCGACGATTGTGTGGTCGCCAAAGATCTTTTAGAACGACTAGCAAGACAAGGGCACCTTGACAAATACATTGGTGGTCATATCCAAAAGCGCGGCCCAAGTTCCACAACACACGACCACTCTGAACAACACCGGGGAAAGGAGAAGGCATCTTCAAACCAATATGAAAGACCACGAGgtataataaattgtatttcAGGAGGATACGCAAGTGGAGGATACTCAAACTCAGCAAGAAAAAGATCGTTTAGAGCAGTATGCTCGGTAGACGAACCAAAACAAGATGCAACAATCTCTAATCCACAGCCAGAAGTCACTTTCACACACGCCGACTTCAACTCCAACATACACATCTTGGACGACCCTGTGGTAATCACCCTTCAGCTAGGGGATCTGTTAGTGAAAAAGTACTCTTGGATCCCGGGAGCAGTGCCGACGTTCTGTTTTACTCCACGTTTCAAAAGATGA